A genome region from Arachidicoccus soli includes the following:
- a CDS encoding MaoC family dehydratase, whose protein sequence is MHIKTEFFEDYILGDSRESLGRTITETDFVLHAGQTGDFFPHHMDAEWCKTQPFKQRIAHGTLIFSVAIGQTASQINPEAFSKGYDRLRFIKPVFIGDTIHTKIAISEKSEDKKAGYGKIVEHVEVYNQNNEIVMVCDHILLAKKK, encoded by the coding sequence ATGCATATCAAAACTGAATTTTTTGAAGACTATATTTTAGGCGACTCGAGAGAAAGTTTGGGCAGAACTATTACCGAGACAGATTTTGTTTTGCACGCAGGACAAACAGGTGATTTTTTCCCGCACCATATGGATGCGGAATGGTGCAAAACGCAACCATTTAAGCAACGTATTGCCCATGGAACCCTTATATTTAGCGTGGCCATTGGTCAAACTGCAAGTCAAATTAACCCTGAAGCCTTCTCTAAAGGATATGATCGTCTTCGTTTTATAAAACCGGTATTTATTGGAGATACTATTCATACTAAAATAGCTATATCCGAAAAATCTGAAGACAAGAAGGCGGGTTATGGAAAAATTGTGGAACATGTAGAGGTCTATAATCAAAACAACGAAATTGTAATGGTTTGCGATCATATTTTATTGGCAAAAAAGAAATAA
- a CDS encoding L-rhamnose/proton symporter RhaT has protein sequence MITPNPIEGIGFHAAGAASASTCYLPFHKTKKWSWVAYWLIQSLFAWILAPLVIALITVPDFFDVIKQSPSNIVWLTFLLGGMYGFGGMSFGFATRYIGYSLTYAISIGLSAVLGTVLPLLIKGNLIGYFQQSGGNIILIGMIVALLGVALCGLAGFKKEREVKAENKGKFNMKKGFMLAAVAGVLSGVFNIALEIGQPIADLASKKGAGIYEDNAKLIIATAGCFVINVIWFTCLGIKQKNLVELTVKSNIPKPTLFRNFLWAAFGGVLWCMQFFFYGLGHVKMGRFQFASWVIHMSMLIFFSFLVGIAMKEWRNVSKKTYATLIIALIVLGASFFILSFGSMQ, from the coding sequence ATGATTACACCTAATCCTATTGAAGGTATTGGATTCCATGCAGCCGGTGCCGCCTCCGCCTCCACTTGTTATCTTCCGTTTCACAAGACCAAGAAATGGTCCTGGGTGGCATACTGGTTAATACAATCCTTGTTCGCATGGATTTTAGCTCCTTTGGTTATTGCGTTGATAACCGTACCGGATTTTTTTGACGTCATTAAACAATCCCCTAGCAACATAGTTTGGCTGACATTTTTATTAGGAGGTATGTACGGCTTTGGAGGTATGTCTTTTGGCTTTGCAACCAGATATATCGGCTACTCACTTACCTACGCCATTTCAATCGGGCTTTCAGCGGTTCTGGGTACTGTTTTGCCTTTATTAATCAAAGGAAATCTAATCGGTTATTTTCAACAAAGTGGTGGTAATATTATTTTGATCGGAATGATTGTAGCTCTTTTGGGCGTAGCACTTTGTGGCTTGGCAGGATTTAAAAAAGAAAGGGAGGTCAAGGCAGAAAACAAGGGTAAATTCAATATGAAAAAAGGATTTATGCTGGCAGCAGTTGCCGGCGTTTTATCCGGCGTGTTTAATATTGCATTAGAAATTGGACAGCCTATTGCTGATTTGGCATCAAAAAAAGGTGCGGGCATTTATGAAGATAATGCCAAACTTATTATAGCTACTGCAGGTTGCTTTGTCATAAATGTTATTTGGTTTACATGTTTGGGCATCAAACAAAAAAATCTCGTAGAACTCACTGTCAAAAGCAATATACCTAAACCCACCTTATTTAGAAATTTTTTATGGGCGGCATTTGGTGGTGTACTTTGGTGCATGCAGTTTTTCTTTTACGGCTTAGGGCATGTAAAAATGGGTAGGTTTCAGTTTGCAAGCTGGGTCATTCACATGTCGATGCTTATATTTTTTAGCTTCCTCGTTGGCATAGCCATGAAAGAATGGAGAAATGTCTCCAAGAAAACTTATGCCACGCTAATCATTGCTTTAATTGTTTTAGGTGCATCATTTTTTATTCTTTCTTTTGGTAGCATGCAGTAA